ccctagattgatgaggagtgtgatgactagtacctaggaccttcctaattatattctagcttttattgttattattacttcatgtaagtattgtttttgataaaaccgtttaacttacctttttttattattattatttttttcaagtttttagtctttatttaattgcctattatttctcattctattaagttcattattacaaggactctttcctcacaatttgttacaatctaagtcctcaatgcacaatccttccaaagacttcacTCGACTCAGGGCCACGTATGCTCGTCCCTattcgaactccaaagtattttgatgtcacttctaccggactgtatgtattatgtgttccaaatatgagccgaatcggaccacaaatacaatttctttgaaatatttcgatttatgcgccacctatcggaatgtttgtcttattatttcattgtcaaccgtttaaaaaacaataCTCCtatttacgtacatatatgtaagtacaaATGCCATGGCCAAGAGAAAACATCAGCAGAGAACACTATAGAGACCCCTTAAGACTGAAGTAATAGAATTTCAATATTAAAAGTTCGATGTTATATTACTAGGTTAGGTTACATTGGATGGTAGCTGACCAGTTCAGCAACGACTCTCTTGTACACTTTTCTGTTGGTCCGTTGGGTAACTACACCTCTCAACGGTGAATCTAGCTTGCAATTATTTAGCAAATGAAGTAATGAATTGTGCACGCAGTAATCTTGGAAATGTCCTCCAGAGAGTAGAATACATCCCAACCGAGATGTTGGCACCTTTTCCTCTCAAAAATTAAACAGCTGAACATAAAGTAAGATACTGATTCCACCTCATCGCCCTCCATACAGTTAACACAGCTGGGGCTGTTCTGTATATTTGGCGAACCGCCTGGACTCGCTTTGAACAGTGTCCTTCTAGCACTCCATTAAAATTGCCGAGTGTTTGCTTAGCTGTAAGGTGACCTACCAGTTCAGAAGCAGGAGCAGGCGGCTAGCAGAATCCCCAAAATCTCCCTGGCAGGCACGTTCAATTCGCCTGTGCCTGCTCGGTACAAGAACAATCCACTTCCGAACCTACCGTCCAGCCTGGATCCATCCGTGAACAGGTTCACCAGACTTCCGTCCCATATCAATTCCCAACTCCATACCACTAGTCGGCGGGCATTAGTATGACCTGCCAGGGATGAAGTCGAACGCAGTCAGAGATTACCATATCAACAGAGTACTAATTCAGCATTCCGTTTACTGCCAGTATAGGTGTTGCACGAAGGATATCATCATAAACTCCGGCGATATTCCCTAATGGCAATGGAGAATACGCGATGAGTTTTGCTGGTTCATAGGATTCGGACCACTTGGTCACTACATCCAATTAATTCTGTAAAACGTTCCTCAGTGTATTCCGAAATTTACTCCTGACAAGAATTTCCAGGACATTGGCCTAAGCTTCGTCGCTCGCTGATGAATTCTACCAGAGTCGAAAGAGTAATTTCAATTCTCGCTGGTATGTTGAAGGCCCCTTCTATATCTATAAAGCCTCCCAGTATGAATTATTTGTTCCCAACAGCCCATGATTCATGTGAAAAGCGAATAAAGAGCTATTTCTGTAGACCAATCCTTTTAGTAAGCATATTGTGATGCTCCCGGGGAATCCTGCTCCTTAAATAAATATTAACGAAGCTTTCAATACCTTTTAAAAGAAACGAatcataaaatgaaataaaatcttGACCAGAAATAGGGTTCAAAGCGGGTTTAAATAAACTAGACTTAAACCAGACCAATTTGGGAGCTATAGCTGAGATGAGAAAAAAAGCTATGGAAACGGCCAAACCGACAAGGTCatattaaactaaaattttactgCAGCTTAAATTCGTACTGAAAATGGACTCTAATAGCGGGACGGGGCTGAAATCTAGCCAAGCTTAGCTGCAGTTTAAACCCGCGCTGAAGAACTAGGCCATAGGCGGATAGCGTAGTCAAAATAAAACAGGTTCTTAATTTTTTGGCACCATTTTTGACAGAGGGCTCATcggaaattatgtcaaaaagttgTAACAACTGTCAAAGTCAGATGGCAAGCCTGGAGAATAAAGAGAGGAGGGAGAGCGAGACCACGAACGACAGCTAAGAAGTGAGCCGAAGAGCAGCTAGTCAGTTGGTAGATGAACGGCCATCACGAGAAACGTACTTAAAATTTGTCATTGAAAATAATTAACCTTACATTGtacttttttaaattatattaaattaaatttcatattacatattaaacaattgtcggtctttaaatatttcttaacaCAACTGAAGCGAATAAAAGTACAAAGGCTCCGCTGGTTAAATGACCTTATTCGAATAaacggccaagaaagtgtttcagcCGGCGTCGCAGTATTTGGTAGCAGAGGAAGGGGAGACCTCCACGGAGTTGGGAGAAGCAAATGGAGGTAGACTCACCATCCCTCTCTGctctcaattggcgtcagttatcgcgaaacaaggATAGCTAGCGAGACTTGCTACACACTGGAATACACACTTTTCAACTGTTTCTGAACTTTAAATTAAGCTTAGTTTTAAATGATAAACTTCTTTTGAAAtctcttttttgtttttctacGTAGATCTTGTTATGGAAGTTGACATACCGGGCATTAACGTGCATAAGAGTCCAATTTATGAAATAGTCTatgcatttgaagcatttttcGAAGCGCCCATAGCGGCTCTCACATACATGGCacatgtaaatatgtttttaattttcgcttcaaTCGGAACTTTTATGATGAAAGAGCTCCAGACCAAATTGAACAATTTGTCCGACTTGAATAATATCGAAGCTGAAGTGATGATAAACAATTGCATTAAAACCCATATTACAATTATTAAGTGAGTAAACTCTTTGAAAACCCCTTTCAACTAAAAAGCACAGAATCATGGAACCTTCAatctcatttttttctttttagataTGCTGAGGATTTGGAGGCTATGTTtacgtttgtaaactttgtcgatgttttcttattttgttttgcaatCTGTTTGATGTTGGTTTACTCTTCAATGGTAATTAAAAATTGTTATACTTAGACCAAGTTTACATATGCACTTATCTGCAATAAAACCACAACAGTTAATCTAGGCATTGACATACATCGCTAGGAACTACACAGTCAAACTTTGACGTTTCTCTTTTATGTCGTGCTTCCATTTAGGGATGACACCCTGTAGAGGATTCTAGCGATAGGAAAGAAATTGGTATGTGTAAAGTTTGCTCTTAATTAATAGTTCAATTACCaattaggagttaagtacgaaattGCAGATAATCCCCTTGGTTTTAGCTTCTGGCAAAAACTAAACCGGCAATGCAAGTTCGCTTTTACATTATGCAGACTTGAATTCAAGAATTATGTAACATGCATACTTAGTAAAAAAAAAGCAGTCGTAaatttcgatgtgtaaacatacacgTGTACGTCTAGACAACTTATGATTTTAAACTAACTAGAGCTCGCCAGTcaataacagcagatgtaggaagtgcgagctgcaggaagaaacggttgagcacgtacGGTGTTCGTGGTCTGCGCtcaccaggtcaaggctccaggtATTTCGGGCGGCAGAATTTCCAGATCTGGAAGCAGCATTTAAGCTAGGTCCTCGATAGCTTCTACACAGTATTTGTTAATaggacgaagttattctataacataagtcctggcaccttatttgggttcttacgtttggtcgtcaaacaaattctggtaacacgatggacacattcagtcaatgtgaggtcttcattgaccggccagttcatccTAACCTAACCTGACCTAATCTTATCATCGAAAGCGAATTATTATcgccgagttatcggtttgttgtcgCCGAGTCATCAGCGGCTTCTTATTGGTACCGCACCTTTCGATAGCAAGTCTGTAATTTTTTTGATGACAACAATTTTCCGCTAACATATCAATATCGATAAATTTGCGATAacaaataaatttcaaataaGTAGCACTCCGATAAAAAGCAGATTGCTTTCCGATAAACTTCCGACATCTTATTGATAACTTAGTtaaaatgaataacttttgatTACAAACcggtaattttttgataacaaatcgatctgATAACATAagaataaattttctataaaaaatcggTAATATCCcgttaacaaattgataacattcCGATATCAAGTTTccgatattaaataaataaattatgacttttcgataataaatcgatatcttttcgataaaaaatccactaaCTCGCTTATAACCtatgttatcgatagcaaatttataacaagTGGAGAATCGGCGACAACATACCTATAGTATACACCTACACCTACCCTTCGCTATGATTCTGTATTCCCCACAGCATACTACTTCCAAACACTATGCTTATGCTTACTCTACCTATATGCTTACATTTAAGACTCCCCAATACCGTGAGCAAGGATTTTTAAACATCAAAAACCGTAAAGAGGATTAAGTACTTCTGTATTGCTTTGTTTACGATTAAGCTCTACAAACCATTATTAATTTTTCAGGATTTTAGCGCCGCCCTAATGCTCAAAGGTCTTCAACCGATGTTCCTTCAAGCTGCCTTACTTTTTCTATTATTTCGTTTTGGGCATGATTTCTCCGATGAGGTAAATTTATTTGTTAACATATATGGGTGTCTAagctcggatgtaaccgaacattttatacttagctgagagctgcTATTGTAGAGTTCATTTAGTTTCACTTTCTccaaagtgggcgtgttcattgAACGATTTCTTccggttatggctcccgaaacttaGCAGAATGACGCGTCAGCAAGTGAGCATGGTCCTTAAGAGAGCTGGTAAAATTCTATTAATCGAGTATTCGATTTATTCGAATGCTTTAATATTCGATTTTCTATTATATTCTATACCTATTAATCATACATcgtcgattattcgaataattgtcattcggggtcatttcggaatgatTGTAGGGACtgtagagatcatttggagactgTTTCGTGGCCCTTCCGGGGCAATTTCAAGGTCAATTTTTGGTAATTTCCTGATGATACTGGGGCTATTTCGGGGTTCTGCTTTGGGTATTTGAGGTGTCACTTCCGAGTAATTTCGAGGTAATTTCGGAATCTGTTTGAGGTTATTTCTAGTCATTTCGAGGGCAATATTAGCACTTGACAGTTCTGGAGTCCCTTTCTTTTTATGGTTATTTCGTGATGATCTTTGGGACTATTTCAAGGTCTTTTCCCCGTAGTACTGTCATGGTCATTCATCCCCACATAGTACAGAAGCTGTTTTCTCAAACGACTTGAAGCTTTTACCTAAATTACTTTTTCCCACTCCTTGCAATACTGAAGGCTTCTTTTATCATAGGATATATGAGGTTTAAATTGTGCTGTTGTTGTAATGCTACATACATGACTGATGGACTGAAGTTCCCGGCGTATCTTGCCATTATTTTCGTTATTATTGAATGGCAGGTCAAGACTTTTTCTAGAAAGGATTAAGGAATCTCGGAACTGAAATTTTTCgaaataagaaaagaagaaatatttggtaCATACTTGACGAATACGTAATTTTTTCGATTGAAGACTTcatataaaatctaatttcatttTGAAAATCGAATAACCTTTGAGTTGCGATTATTCGAGTAGTCTAACTAAATCAACTATTCGATTAGCGAAATTCGATTAATAAACGTACAAAAAtctaaaatctttatttcaattcacaataaaatTGTACATTATTTCTTCGCATTCATTTACATAAGGGACGTCTTATTTACGTGggggaaaatgtttttttttcagattAATTGAATACTTATAGGTCGATGTCCTTATAAAACCGAATGAAAGATGTTCTCagtttcatctctttttcgtCCTATCTCAGGATTTGTTTACAaaatgccctatctcagaaatTGGTTGAAGGATGTCCCATCCTCTATATACCCAACGTCAAAATCAATAGATTTTGAACCAACTTCTGAGATAaagcatttttaaataaaattctgagggaagtcttttaaaaaaaaatgtcagttCAAACTTTTTGCAAGATAACGTTTTTGAAACCCCAACTGAGATAGGATCCATTAAGATGTATTACAAATATTTAAAGGTATTGAAATTTTCTCTGTATATCCGGCATAAGAGTTGAAAGAATATTTGAATCAATAGTTCAATTTACTGTCGATTCGGGTATTTTCGATTCGTTACTTTCGGGCAGAGTTGTTGAGGAATGCAATCAACCAGGTATACGATCCATGCCATCGAATACCCGATTAATCGGAAAATTCGATTATTTTGAAGAACCCCAATCCTTGACCGATAAGTTAAGTTTTACCACAAATATTTGGGGTTGTAAGAAAAATGTGCACCCCTTGTTTTGGGGCATCCATCTTTTCTcaagttatagctcccgaaacgtTGCAAAATGCTTGGTTAAAAAGAATTAGGCGCCATGTTCATTTTgaatgtttttttatatattaatttttttttttttttcaaatattatttataagtgaaatagtattgaaataaatgtttttttcgcaaagatattgcCGATTATGttcctttaaatatattttacatataaagggggcgtggtcctcaaccgatttcggtCATTTCTTTTTTAAGCTCATTCGTTGTGACGAGTATGATTAGTTTCTCAGTATTACGATGGTAAAGTAAACTGTTTTTATAtaagtttgccggggattgcccgtatcgctttaaatgtatgaaaacatttattttaagaaatttttaattttataatttatttaataatttgggaaaaatttaaacaacgtgacatcaggacggacaaggcgacaactgtttcgattataccttttaaatctcttcaaagccttttctcccgggagtaggagtcgaacccgcactcctacgatagttgaaatggttataaatgcattcagctacgtcatgcatTCAGCTAAATTAGTCcgataaattaaaaattgtttgtttcggataagccgtttctttattatcaagcgggacttttaatttggccttaaaaaataaaagtccgggcttaacttttatttccggacttttatatttaaaagtccgagtttaactagttctatcggactcaaaaaataaaaatccgaaaataatgtTTATcctgatccaaatatattaaaattccaaaattaatagttttgcaaggaattatattataaaaggaataacagtttcgacccctgaataaaatagaataatcacgttttttgtattttccgaaattttatatacgtatataaaaaaggcgtggttatcgtctcatttcgctcattttaaatagcggatGACAATAAGTGCCAAGAAGCCAACATATCAAATTCCGacaagatatttcaaaatttacttaaattattaCGTTCGTAGACGGGCGTACTGGCGGAAGGACGTGGCTTGAAGAATTTGTTTTTCCCCTGAAAATTTAGATttataaaagtatatatttatctcgattagctaatgctattgttgttattttagCGATAATTTTGAGAGTATtgtcgatgctgatggtcctttgcgggtgTAAATCCGGCGCGTGCCGGTAACAAGCAACATGAGGTACCCGgccaaccatctcgggaatgatttaactTGAACACACCCCACCCCTTAGTTCCAAGCAGAGCTTGCGGTTGCCAGACCCTCCCCTGTTAAATATTGGTACGATACACTCatgtttgtaacaggattcccctagTGTGGGTGAGATTAATAAATGTGTTGCACAAGATATAAAACTTTGCATTGCGCTTTTCAACAACTTGAATCCCTGAATCCGAGCTTATGCTATTTAAACCTAACTTTGTgcggacaaaattaatatatcgctgtgagctttgctcagctgagtataaaattaaTTGGGATATTATATATCGCACGAAATCGACTAtaacacggccactttttcgatatcgaaaatttcgaaaaaccgaaaaagtgcgataattcattaccaaagacggataaagcgatgaaactcggcaggtgggttggccttatgacgcaaaatagaaaatttgtaaaattttggacaatggacttggcaccgcccacttttaaaagaaggtaatttaaaagtttttcaagctgtaatttgccagctgagtatgtaatgttcggttacacccgaacttagctttccttatttGCTACAAATAGCTTAAGTAATaccttttatgtatattttttgtttcttaagAGTTTGAATGTAGCACACGCAGCTTACAACACCGATTGGATAAATCGTAGCCTGCAGTTTCAAAAGTCCATTTTGTTCATCATTACAAGAAGCCAGAAACCGTTACAGGTAATTTTATATTACAATTGGAAGTAATGCCAACTCCGAGATCAAGTGCATTGTTAAGTTCTTCATATCGCAGAGTTTTTGGTTAGAAAGGTATTATGTAATTGATAGctcatttaaaattttgttttatttcagctCACAGTTGCTGGGTTTAAGCCTTTGACTATGGAAGTTTTTGTCTCAATACTACGCATTTCATATTCATTTTTCTCTGTTCTACAAAGTTCATTATAAAACTGGTCATATAAAATATTAAgattaaaatgatttttaaatatatcgaaatgtaaataaaaaagatGGAATAGCAAATATTTCCTTCAGATATGTTCTGTTATTCACTTATAGTTGTCGACTTATTTTTATCATCATATatcatatcatatatattatttctaattgctgtttttatgtgcggatccctttttcgctcttatttggaatccaaatctataagtaaagttttggttgtaaccaattggtttttggtttctcgccatatccatgttgttgttgttgttgtagcaatgctcgccccacctaatagccgcggccgatcacaaattgtcatcgatatcctctaatgggagtccatggaaacttgccgtttcaacaggggtggaccataaggaaaggggtgttagaggcgttggttccacactacaattaaagagatggttggtgtcatgtggggacacattgcaagcggggcatacattttgtatgtcggggttaattctggataggtaagagtttaacctgttacagtatccagaacgaagttgagcaagagtgacacgcgtttccctggggagtatgggttcctcttccgcgagttttggacacttttcttcaagtactggattcaccgggcaattcccggcataaagatccgacgcctgtttttggagttcaccaaagacctgcttgtgttttttcgcttcatacggctgggttcccaggtgccttatttcctcaaaatgcttacggagatgactccttaagcccctaggcggtgctggttcatcaatcagatgtctgtcgggatgcccaggtttctgggtattcaacaggaactgtttggtcagtatctcatttctctccctgatggggagtattctcgcctcattatgcagatggtgttctggggttCTTATGTCCCCGTGGGGATTCTGAgagaagtattttggcaggcctgtagcttcttccagtgggtagcttttaggcttggcgaccatataggggacgcgtaacacgcaaacggctcgccaattgctttgtaagtagtcatgagcgtttctttatcttttccccaggtactgccagcgagggatttgaggattttgttacggctctgaattctcggaacaattgcggctgcgtgctcaccaaaatgtagatcctgatcaaacgtcacacccaagattttggggtgtaggacagtcggtagcgtagtggatgttcaaaatggtcgacatttgggacgtccatgttgtaaataaggtcgcggaagattcagtcggtgataatgccaggtttcgcgaggcgaaaaaactggagagatcagggaggtagccgtttattttattgcatagcgcatcgatatttgggcctgggcctgtggccattattgtgcagtcatcggcgtaggaaacgattgtgactccttccggtggtgattaaacaaaagtggggataggacaccaccctgtggcaccccttatttaattctccttagttttgatgtttcgtttctaaattgcaccgatgcctgccgaccacccagatagtttgcggtccaccttttaagacatgggggaagggtagacccttccaagtctagcagtaacgagccatggttgaccttatcaaaagattttgataggtctagcgatacgagtactcttctatggtgtgggtattgatttaaaccgcaatttatctgggtgctaatggcatttagcgcggtggtagtactatggagttttctgaagccatgctgatgaggggctagctgcaaatttgcttggaaataagggagcaaaatggcttcaagcgtctttgccactggcgataggagagatatcggatgatacgactcacctatgatagctggtttcccaggatttagtagcgggaccactttggccattttccatttctcgggtatgacaaaggtggaaagagacaggttgaagacatgcgctaaatatgtgaaaccctctttccctaggcttttaagcattggcattgctatgccgtctgggcccactgctttggatggtttagcgcgaccaatggcgtgctcaacctctttagcggtgatggtgattggaaacgcgctgaatttgtgtttatgtgcgtgtctattggctctctgtCTATctctgtcgaccgtaggatgcattatatattgtcggcagaaaacgctcgcgcattttttcgcatccgacagcactttgtcgccaaaggcgatggaaactttgtctttgtgcttagtcggattcgatagggactttacggtggaccaaagtttacaacctcttaagtgctcctcccatttcgcccgcttgtgttcgtccacaagcaatctgatgcgttggtttatatcccttatttgggggtcgcctggatcaagctgtcttataaggtcacgttctctcgctaagttcgcggcctccgccgggaagtggggccggatttcgggaattctcccggcggtaatgaaacgtgccgaggcggattcaatgaccttgcggaaagcacgctccccttggcgggcatcagtcgggatagggagggcagcaaagcggttgtctgtaaaagatttatattcttcccactttccttttttgaagtttatcaaagtgcgtttttcggtgacgatgaagtcggcggtacgctcgagcgaaataagtgtgggctggtggtcggatgccaatgttaccatcggttgccttttgacgcagtttacgagttctgcgctcacgattgagatatctggcgagctgtgacagcttcctaccatacgcgtggaggcgtctccgtttattgtgcagaatatcgtttcttctatttgatccgccaacatctcacccctactgtccgcccgcaagtttgaatgccatagatcatgatgggcattgaaatcgcctaagataatgctgatgttgatgatttctaggtttgcatcgcctgaccggacagataggccttaacgttctaagacattgtccctgcggtcgatgacaggatcaaatatataatattgcacagagtggtgtatgataaacgcgaggccgcctccatttccgctctcgcggtctttcctgtggacattataccaagagcaggtctgcaatgcagatcttgctgtgagtttagtccctTGAATCGGGGGCagaggctgatgctcagcattgctaccaactctactacgaaggtattagttatgagtggtatcagctgtttgagttgttgg
The Eurosta solidaginis isolate ZX-2024a chromosome 5, ASM4086904v1, whole genome shotgun sequence DNA segment above includes these coding regions:
- the Tsp66E gene encoding odorant receptor 10 isoform X1 — its product is MGSNCGVWLAKYLLCLFNFLFFVIGTIVLGTGTWLAVDKASLIALLKMVESEHINQFTQPRVIEQMAYVLIAIGSLMFFMSFLGYCGAIRESRCLLTTYGIFMIMLLIAEFVAGGLAAFYKDKDLVSRQNLQQHTKTICRYSNFSFYLNISAITFLVTIPILTSYGNLVMEVDIPGINVHKSPIYEIVYAFEAFFEAPIAALTYMAHVNMFLIFASIGTFMMKELQTKLNNLSDLNNIEAEVMINNCIKTHITIIKYAEDLEAMFTFVNFVDVFLFCFAICLMLVYSSMDFSAALMLKGLQPMFLQAALLFLLFRFGHDFSDESLNVAHAAYNTDWINRSLQFQKSILFIITRSQKPLQLTVAGFKPLTMEVFVSILRISYSFFSVLQSSL
- the Tsp66E gene encoding odorant receptor 10 isoform X2, producing MIMLLIAEFVAGGLAAFYKDKDLVSRQNLQQHTKTICRYSNFSFYLNISAITFLVTIPILTSYGNLVMEVDIPGINVHKSPIYEIVYAFEAFFEAPIAALTYMAHVNMFLIFASIGTFMMKELQTKLNNLSDLNNIEAEVMINNCIKTHITIIKYAEDLEAMFTFVNFVDVFLFCFAICLMLVYSSMDFSAALMLKGLQPMFLQAALLFLLFRFGHDFSDESLNVAHAAYNTDWINRSLQFQKSILFIITRSQKPLQLTVAGFKPLTMEVFVSILRISYSFFSVLQSSL